A stretch of the Hyperolius riggenbachi isolate aHypRig1 chromosome 11, aHypRig1.pri, whole genome shotgun sequence genome encodes the following:
- the LOC137537819 gene encoding uncharacterized protein, with amino-acid sequence MQRSVYDIEELVAQIQAHPCLYDKGHKDYKDIHMARRLWEEIASSFFSNWNEMTPKQQNLKIEEVKMKWRSLKDTFKKELEKQKKMERSGAGAHFKPKYRHYDLLTFLIPCFEARSTEDSLPLTPQTINVDDDVDDTQMSINSSGDASDLNIMTNSDEQAANTRRSLKSTSSSESVTAAKKTKVTSSRKVVQAEKDVGDNAPFQGLLEYLKDNKDKQMQYIEREESDSYVIVKSAIPHLKKIDSEFFPEFHADLINLCRKYVTKTQTKQQRALGNDGNRYGQMQQKLYRPPAQPYRTNQSNTNPQTQSVNSMGANTLPNPTYHTLQPAQRSDYMQSEPSFTQSLFSLDDKDE; translated from the exons ATGCAAAGGAGTGTTTATGATATAGAGGAGCTGGTAGCTCAGATACAGGCGCACCCCTGCTTGTATGACAAGGGACACAAAGATTACAAAGACATTCATATGGCCAGAAGACTTTGGGAAGAGATTGCGTCATCTTTTTTCAGCAATTGGAACGAAATGACACCAAAACAGCAAAATCTCAAAA TAGAGGAAGTGAAAATGAAGTGGAGATCCCTCAAGGACACATTCAAAAAGGaacttgaaaaacaaaaaaaaatggaacgTAGTGGAGCTGGTGCACATTTCAAGCCCAAATACCGCCATTATGACTTGCTCACCTTTCTTATTCCATGCTTCGAGGCTAGAAG caCAGAGGATAGCTTGCCGCTAACTCCACAAACTATTAATGTGGATGATGATGTTGATGATACTCAAATGAGCATAAATTCATCCGGAGATGCAAGTGACCTGAACATCATGACAAATTCTGATGAACAAGCGGCAAACACTCGTAGGTCTCTGAAATCGACCAGTAGTAGTGAGAGTGTGACAGCAGCTAAGAAAACTAAAGTGACAAGCTCAAGAAAAGTAGTCCAAGCTGAGAAAGATGTTGGGGACAATGCTCCATTCCAAGGACTACTGGAATACTTGAAAGACAACAAAGACAAGCAGATGCAATACATAGAGAGGGAAGAAAGTGATTCATATGTCATAGTTAAGTCAGCTATTCCACATCTTAAAAAAATTGATTCCGAATTTTTCCCAGAATTTCATGCCGATCTGATTAATCTGTGTAGAAAATATGTCACTAAAACTCAGACCAAGCAACAACGGGCACTAGGTAACGATGGGAATAGGTATGGTCAAATGCAGCAAAAGTTGTACAGACCACCTGCACAACCTTATCGTACAAACCAATCAAACACCAACCCACAAACCCAATCTGTAAACAGTATGGGTGCCAACACCCTACCGAACCCAACATATCATACTTTGCAACCTGCTCAACGTTCCGATTACATGCAATCTGAACCTTCCTTCACACAGTCTTTATTTAGCTTGGATGACAAGGATGAGTGA